The following coding sequences are from one SAR202 cluster bacterium window:
- a CDS encoding DUF1289 domain-containing protein — MSTPCKNICKYDKTDTYCIGCYRTINEIAQWMIFSEEKRIEIMRLLPGRKKDLSSQ, encoded by the coding sequence ATAAGTACACCTTGCAAAAATATATGCAAATATGACAAAACTGACACATATTGTATAGGTTGCTACAGAACTATTAACGAAATAGCTCAATGGATGATATTTTCTGAAGAAAAACGTATAGAGATTATGCGTCTATTGCCTGGAAGGAAAAAAGACTTAAGTAGTCAATAA